A region from the Metopolophium dirhodum isolate CAU chromosome 9, ASM1992520v1, whole genome shotgun sequence genome encodes:
- the LOC132951723 gene encoding uncharacterized protein LOC132951723, with protein MTDTKIKKLKIKKKTNIIVKLIHSSLRSESKIIKNAEFFFSEHIDPIECPNVCGRSYKGKFQKSSLRRHLIYECGVVPQFQCPECQKRFADKGSMKRHNIYYQILYSVRTIVVDIIQEKQIFVPVKDLSAQKNVVNRTRTNIPLNDIYFLNAVVKKHSLVTCAVKNFHRTLI; from the exons atgacggacacaaaaattaaaaaattaaaaattaaaaaaaaaacaaacatcattgtaaaattaatacactcatcgctccgctcagaatctaaaattattaaaaatgctgaattttttttttcagaacatATAGATCCAATTGAATGTCCAAATGTTTGTGGCAGATCATACAAAGGCAAGTTTCAAAAATCTAGTCTCCGAAGACATCTTATTTACGAATGCGGAGTTGTTCCTCAATTTCAGTGTCCCGAGTGTCAAAAACGATTTGCTGATAAGGGCAGTATGAAAAGACAT AACATCTATTACCAGATCCTTTATTCTGTCAGAACAATTGTGGTCGATATTATACaggaaaa GCAGATTTTTGTGCCGGTCAAAGATTTAAGTGCCCAAAAGAATGTGGTAAATCGTACAAGAACAAATATACCCTTAaacgacatttattttttgaatgcgGTGGTAAAAAAACATTCTCTTGTAACCTGTGCAGTAAAAAATTTTCACAGAACACTAATCTGA